Proteins encoded together in one Mycobacterium sp. MS1601 window:
- a CDS encoding ABC transporter ATP-binding protein, with amino-acid sequence MSAAHLEARAVSVRLGGRLVVDGVSVIAEPGAVVGIVGPNGCGKSTLLRALVRVLAPAAGQVLLDGVDIAALSSREFARSVAVVFQDTAGDFDLRANDVVAMGRAPFKRMFQRDDATDDRLVEQALELVGALHLRWQPFALMSGGERQRVLIARALAQQPRLLVLDEPTNHLDIRHQFDALALPRRLGVTAVVALHDLNLAAHYCDVIHVLRHGQVVAAGTPAEVLRTELLAQVYGVTATVGANPATGRRHVSFDPDR; translated from the coding sequence ATGAGTGCCGCGCACCTGGAAGCGCGGGCGGTGTCGGTTCGCCTTGGCGGTCGGCTCGTCGTCGACGGTGTGTCGGTCATTGCCGAGCCGGGCGCTGTGGTCGGTATCGTCGGACCCAACGGATGCGGCAAGTCCACCCTGCTGCGAGCGCTGGTGCGTGTCCTGGCGCCGGCGGCGGGGCAGGTGTTGCTCGACGGGGTGGACATCGCCGCTCTGTCGAGCCGCGAGTTCGCGCGCAGTGTGGCGGTGGTATTCCAGGACACGGCAGGTGATTTCGACTTGCGGGCCAACGACGTCGTGGCGATGGGGCGTGCGCCGTTCAAGAGAATGTTCCAGCGCGACGACGCGACCGATGACCGTCTTGTCGAGCAGGCACTCGAACTCGTCGGCGCGCTGCATCTGCGGTGGCAGCCGTTTGCGTTGATGTCCGGTGGCGAACGGCAGCGGGTGCTGATCGCCCGCGCACTGGCGCAGCAGCCGAGGTTGCTGGTGCTCGACGAGCCGACCAACCACCTCGACATCCGGCACCAGTTCGATGCGCTGGCCCTACCGCGGCGCCTCGGCGTCACGGCCGTTGTCGCCTTGCATGACCTGAACCTCGCCGCCCACTACTGCGATGTCATCCACGTGCTGCGGCACGGACAGGTGGTGGCCGCGGGCACTCCCGCGGAAGTGTTGCGAACGGAGCTGTTGGCACAGGTGTACGGCGTCACCGCCACCGTGGGCGCCAACCCGGCGACCGGCCGGCGGCATGTCAGCTTCGATCCGGACCGATGA
- a CDS encoding (2Fe-2S)-binding protein → MTLVAALSRAARYGEYFETQLDSAPPPFDLGAALEARATRLGTTEARVAASALQYEFAERLWAVSLGAWAFGRVVPDLTALKYGCADDSTLILGFTAPVGTRADTPGEVAGLLYRNVVDVQLAPFHQLLRATVKMADGLLWGNAATALVLAARSASRARSCYAATALLLEQPPLAGRLTGPVATPKRRSCCLYYRTAAGRTCSDCPLPKVPA, encoded by the coding sequence ATGACGCTGGTTGCGGCGTTGTCCAGGGCCGCACGGTACGGCGAGTACTTCGAGACCCAACTCGACAGCGCACCACCACCTTTCGATCTTGGTGCGGCGCTGGAGGCCAGGGCGACCCGGCTGGGTACCACCGAGGCGCGGGTGGCGGCCTCGGCTCTGCAGTACGAGTTCGCCGAACGCCTGTGGGCAGTGTCGTTGGGAGCGTGGGCGTTCGGCCGGGTGGTTCCGGACCTGACCGCACTGAAGTACGGATGCGCCGACGACAGCACCCTGATACTCGGCTTCACCGCGCCGGTGGGCACCAGGGCAGATACTCCCGGTGAGGTGGCAGGGCTGCTGTACCGCAACGTCGTCGACGTGCAGTTGGCACCGTTTCATCAACTTCTGCGGGCGACGGTCAAGATGGCCGACGGACTGCTGTGGGGAAACGCCGCCACCGCGCTGGTGCTGGCAGCGCGCTCGGCCAGTCGCGCCAGGTCGTGCTACGCCGCCACCGCGCTGCTGCTGGAACAGCCACCGTTGGCCGGCCGTCTCACCGGTCCTGTCGCTACCCCGAAGCGCCGCAGCTGCTGTCTGTACTACCGCACCGCCGCCGGGCGCACCTGCAGTGACTGCCCGCTGCCCAAGGTGCCTGCGTGA
- a CDS encoding ABC transporter substrate-binding protein, with the protein MSARTCLTFLAAAALLVGCGSQTPDTATTSAIDNCGVQVTVDQPPTRAVGYYQHATEMMLALGLQDSMVGTVYPDNPPLPQYTAAYEAIPEISDKDASFEQVIAVDPDFVYGGYNSAFDEAQGRSRQAFADAGVTTYLNPEYCATSPITMADVYAEVDRIAGIFGVADRAASLTDEMKNSVAEASGAVQDVTPLRAFVYDSGEGTAFTAGGQGIGNQIIELAGASNVFADVQDTFADVSWEQVIDRSPEVIIIYDYFGTPSVEEKKAFLKSRPELADVPAIRNDRFAVLTLQDAVLGVRAPYAVGELAAQLHPDRF; encoded by the coding sequence GTGTCTGCACGCACCTGCCTGACCTTTCTCGCCGCCGCCGCACTGCTTGTCGGGTGTGGCTCCCAAACCCCTGATACGGCAACAACTTCCGCGATCGACAACTGCGGGGTGCAGGTTACCGTCGACCAACCGCCCACCCGGGCAGTGGGCTACTATCAGCACGCCACCGAAATGATGCTCGCACTCGGGCTGCAGGATTCGATGGTCGGCACGGTCTATCCGGACAATCCACCGTTGCCGCAGTACACCGCGGCCTATGAGGCGATCCCGGAGATCTCGGACAAGGACGCGTCTTTCGAGCAGGTGATCGCGGTCGATCCCGATTTTGTGTACGGCGGTTACAACAGCGCATTCGACGAGGCCCAGGGCCGCTCCCGGCAAGCGTTCGCCGATGCCGGTGTCACCACCTATCTCAACCCGGAGTACTGCGCCACGTCACCGATCACCATGGCGGACGTGTACGCCGAGGTCGACCGGATCGCCGGTATCTTCGGTGTCGCAGACCGTGCCGCGAGCCTCACCGACGAGATGAAGAACAGTGTGGCCGAAGCTTCCGGCGCCGTACAGGACGTCACGCCGCTGCGGGCGTTCGTCTACGACAGCGGTGAGGGCACCGCGTTCACCGCGGGCGGCCAGGGCATCGGCAATCAGATCATCGAATTGGCCGGGGCCAGCAATGTTTTCGCCGACGTGCAGGACACCTTTGCCGACGTGTCCTGGGAGCAGGTGATCGACCGCAGCCCGGAGGTCATCATCATCTACGACTACTTCGGTACCCCGTCGGTGGAGGAGAAGAAGGCCTTTCTCAAGAGCAGGCCCGAGCTGGCCGATGTCCCCGCCATCCGCAATGACAGGTTCGCGGTGCTCACCCTGCAGGACGCGGTGCTCGGCGTCCGCGCACCGTATGCGGTGGGGGAGCTGGCCGCCCAGCTGCACCCCGACAGGTTCTGA
- a CDS encoding DUF1707 SHOCT-like domain-containing protein has protein sequence MATRQTAGTRAKDTNRNDTCTVLDSALADGQLSMEEHRQRVASATTASTLGELQALVADLQIENAPVKLPDLKKPSATDAGPGVGWGLRAAVAAVLVVLGIGIGWGLYGNTSSPLSFESDPGAKDDGIPATVLTPPRQLHSLGGLTGLFEQMRQKFGDTMGYDLTIYSDYASLDRADPAEPRRALSYSYRGGFDDPTETSMSNDARLVDLAAFDIPTFVGILRGAPETLGIDPAEVETVYMTVGPSDDMTAPPEAIEISIYVSPSSGTAATSNWAATGRSNGSRTPAGNPGPLVSGLICFARSARASSCCCPDVGLM, from the coding sequence GTGGCAACGCGTCAAACAGCAGGTACACGGGCCAAAGACACCAACCGCAACGACACCTGCACGGTGCTCGACAGTGCGCTGGCCGACGGTCAGCTCTCGATGGAAGAGCACCGGCAGCGAGTGGCCTCCGCCACCACCGCGTCCACACTGGGGGAACTGCAGGCGCTGGTCGCCGATCTGCAGATCGAGAACGCGCCCGTCAAACTGCCCGACCTGAAGAAGCCGTCGGCGACGGACGCCGGGCCGGGCGTCGGCTGGGGATTGCGCGCCGCGGTGGCGGCCGTTCTGGTGGTGCTCGGGATCGGTATCGGCTGGGGGTTGTACGGCAACACCAGTTCACCGCTGAGCTTCGAATCCGATCCGGGCGCCAAGGACGACGGCATCCCGGCGACCGTGCTGACCCCGCCGCGACAGCTGCACTCGCTCGGCGGGCTGACGGGACTGTTCGAGCAGATGCGGCAGAAGTTCGGCGACACCATGGGCTACGACCTGACGATCTACTCCGACTACGCCTCGCTGGATCGGGCCGACCCCGCAGAGCCGCGGCGCGCTCTGAGCTACTCCTATCGGGGCGGATTCGACGACCCCACCGAGACCAGCATGAGCAACGATGCCCGGCTGGTGGATCTGGCGGCGTTCGACATCCCCACCTTCGTCGGCATCCTGCGCGGCGCTCCCGAGACGCTGGGAATCGATCCGGCCGAGGTGGAGACCGTCTACATGACCGTCGGCCCCAGCGACGACATGACCGCACCGCCGGAGGCCATCGAGATCAGCATCTACGTCTCCCCGAGTTCGGGAACAGCGGCTACCTCGAACTGGGCGGCGACGGGCAGATCAAACGGGTCTCGTACCCCAGCGGGTAACCCAGGCCCTCTCGTTTCCGGCCTGATCTGCTTCGCTCGGTCCGCCCGGGCGTCCTCTTGTTGTTGCCCGGATGTCGGACTGATGTAG
- a CDS encoding DUF5318 domain-containing protein, translating into MRLQRQVVDYALRRRSLLAEVYSGRTGVSEVCDANPYLLRAAKFHGKTSSVMCPICRKEQLTLVSWVFGDHLGPVSGSARTAEELVLLATKHEEFSVHVVEVCRTCSWNHLVKSYVLGAPRSPKAPRTRTARKGARTASE; encoded by the coding sequence GTGCGATTGCAGCGACAGGTGGTGGATTACGCGCTTCGGCGGCGATCCCTGCTGGCCGAGGTGTATTCCGGCCGCACGGGCGTCTCCGAGGTTTGTGATGCCAACCCCTACCTGTTGCGCGCCGCGAAGTTTCACGGAAAGACCAGTTCGGTGATGTGTCCGATCTGCCGCAAGGAACAGCTGACGCTGGTCTCCTGGGTGTTTGGTGATCACCTGGGTCCGGTGTCAGGCTCGGCACGCACCGCCGAGGAATTGGTCCTGTTGGCGACCAAGCACGAGGAGTTCTCCGTACACGTGGTGGAGGTATGCCGGACTTGCAGCTGGAACCATCTGGTCAAGTCATATGTGCTGGGCGCGCCACGGTCTCCGAAGGCGCCACGTACCCGGACGGCGCGCAAGGGCGCGCGAACGGCCAGTGAGTAG
- a CDS encoding LacI family DNA-binding transcriptional regulator, whose amino-acid sequence MSGAGQRRRRSASSTRRVTMQDVGRTAGVSAQTVSRVLSSPERVSERTRRRVQQAIIDTGYVPNLAASHLASNRSRTVSAIVPVMSASIFADTLTASASLLTQAGYQTTVESSDYDTAREEELVRGAVSRRPDGFLIVGTLHTTETIRLLRDYGAPVVETWDCTSKPLDTLVGFSNRDAMLDMVRYLVSRGHRRLTFAGVLRSGDDRTTRRFEGFRAGVEALLPDEPVRVVDLVGRRMSMDTGSELLSAVLDRHPETTAAVFTSDIYAAAAVLAARRRGISVPNQLAITGFGDFEVARHLVPSLTTVHVDAAEIGTRAAQLLLARMQDSPVETPAVDVGYRIVPRESA is encoded by the coding sequence GTGTCCGGGGCGGGCCAGCGTCGGCGCAGGAGCGCGTCGTCGACCAGACGGGTCACCATGCAGGACGTCGGGCGCACCGCAGGGGTCTCCGCCCAGACGGTCTCACGCGTATTGAGCAGTCCAGAAAGGGTTTCCGAGCGGACCCGCCGCCGCGTCCAGCAGGCGATCATCGACACCGGTTACGTTCCAAACCTGGCTGCCAGCCATCTCGCCTCGAATCGCAGCCGCACCGTCTCCGCGATCGTTCCCGTGATGTCGGCGTCCATCTTTGCCGACACCCTCACCGCCTCGGCATCTCTGCTGACCCAGGCGGGTTATCAAACAACTGTCGAGAGCAGCGATTACGACACAGCGCGTGAGGAGGAGCTGGTCCGCGGAGCGGTGTCCCGACGGCCCGACGGTTTCCTCATCGTCGGCACACTGCACACCACCGAAACCATCAGACTGCTTCGCGACTACGGCGCGCCGGTGGTGGAGACGTGGGACTGCACCTCCAAGCCACTGGACACGCTGGTTGGCTTCTCCAACCGCGACGCCATGCTGGACATGGTCCGCTATCTGGTGTCGCGGGGGCATCGCAGGCTGACCTTCGCCGGTGTGCTGCGCTCGGGCGACGATCGGACCACCCGACGGTTCGAGGGGTTCCGCGCGGGTGTGGAAGCGCTGCTGCCAGACGAGCCGGTGCGTGTGGTGGACCTCGTCGGCCGGAGAATGTCGATGGACACCGGTAGCGAGCTGCTGTCCGCGGTCCTCGACCGTCATCCCGAGACCACGGCGGCGGTGTTCACCTCCGACATCTACGCCGCCGCTGCGGTGCTGGCTGCGCGTCGGCGCGGTATCTCGGTACCGAATCAACTGGCGATCACCGGCTTCGGTGACTTCGAGGTGGCCCGCCACCTGGTGCCATCGTTGACCACCGTGCACGTCGATGCCGCAGAGATCGGCACCCGCGCGGCCCAACTGCTACTGGCACGTATGCAGGACTCACCCGTCGAGACCCCAGCCGTCGACGTGGGCTATCGGATTGTCCCCCGCGAATCCGCCTAG
- a CDS encoding inositol-3-phosphate synthase, producing MTDQDIRVAIVGVGNCASSLVQGVQYYKDADENSTVPGLMHVKFGRYHVRDVKFVAAFDVDAKKVGFDLSEAIFASENNTIKIADVPPTDVIVQRGPTLDGIGKYYAETIEVSDAETVDVVKALKDAKVDVLVSYLPVGSEEADKFYAQCAIDAGVAFVNALPVFIASDPVWAKKFEDAGVPIVGDDIKSQVGATITHRVMAKLFEDRGVQLDRTMQLNVGGNMDFLNMLERSRLESKKISKTQAVTSNLQREFNTKDVHIGPSDHVGWLDDRKWAYVRLEGRAFGDVPLNLEYKLEVWDSPNSAGVIIDAVRAAKIAKDRGIGGPVEAASAYLMKSPPKQLADDVARTQLENYIQG from the coding sequence ATGACTGACCAGGACATCCGGGTCGCGATCGTCGGCGTCGGAAACTGCGCGTCCTCACTGGTGCAGGGTGTGCAGTACTACAAGGACGCCGACGAGAACTCCACCGTCCCCGGCCTGATGCACGTCAAGTTCGGCCGCTACCACGTCCGGGACGTGAAGTTCGTCGCCGCCTTCGACGTGGACGCCAAGAAGGTCGGCTTCGACCTGTCCGAGGCCATCTTCGCCTCCGAGAACAACACCATCAAGATCGCGGACGTGCCGCCCACCGACGTCATCGTGCAGCGCGGCCCCACCCTGGACGGTATCGGCAAGTACTACGCCGAGACCATCGAGGTGTCCGACGCCGAAACCGTCGACGTGGTCAAGGCCCTCAAGGACGCCAAGGTGGACGTCCTGGTGTCCTACCTGCCGGTGGGCTCGGAAGAGGCCGACAAGTTCTACGCCCAGTGCGCCATCGACGCCGGCGTGGCCTTCGTCAACGCGCTGCCCGTGTTCATCGCCTCGGATCCGGTGTGGGCCAAGAAGTTCGAAGACGCCGGTGTCCCGATCGTCGGCGACGACATCAAGAGCCAGGTGGGCGCCACCATCACCCACCGTGTGATGGCCAAGCTGTTCGAAGACCGCGGCGTGCAGCTGGACCGCACCATGCAGCTCAACGTCGGCGGCAACATGGACTTCCTCAACATGCTGGAGCGCTCGCGCCTGGAATCGAAGAAGATCTCCAAGACCCAGGCCGTTACCTCCAACCTGCAGCGCGAGTTCAACACCAAGGACGTGCACATCGGCCCGTCCGATCACGTCGGCTGGCTCGATGACCGCAAGTGGGCCTACGTCCGCCTCGAAGGCCGCGCCTTCGGTGACGTGCCGCTGAACCTCGAGTACAAGCTCGAGGTCTGGGACTCCCCCAACTCCGCCGGCGTCATCATCGACGCGGTGCGCGCCGCCAAGATCGCCAAGGACCGCGGTATCGGTGGCCCCGTCGAGGCGGCCTCGGCCTACCTGATGAAGAGCCCGCCGAAGCAGCTGGCCGACGACGTGGCCCGCACGCAGCTCGAGAACTACATCCAGGGCTAG
- a CDS encoding FecCD family ABC transporter permease: MRTHPPYPLVILVLLVVLVAAVMLGLAVGSVSVPTSEVLKALLRQPVEPQHQTIVMQSRAPRVLLGAVVGSGLGVVGMTLQALVRNPLADPYLLGVSSGASVGAVAVILSGVAIFGFASVSVAAFAGSLGALAVVYLLSRAGGQITTTRLVLAGVAVAYVLSAVTSLMLIMARTGDQARQVLTWLLGGLGGASWASLWLPMGVVLAGLAVLLAQSRTLNVLLAGDEAAITMGVDANRFRARMFVLTSLVTGVLVAVSGPIGFVGLILPHAMRLVVGSDHRRALPATALAGASFLVLADVAARTLAAPQEIPVGVLTALCGGPFFLWLIRRDARRAVAP, translated from the coding sequence GTGAGAACCCACCCACCGTATCCGCTGGTGATCCTCGTGCTGTTGGTGGTACTCGTGGCCGCCGTGATGCTCGGGTTGGCCGTGGGATCGGTGTCGGTCCCTACCTCGGAGGTGCTCAAAGCGCTCCTGCGGCAGCCAGTTGAGCCACAGCATCAGACCATCGTGATGCAGTCACGAGCTCCCCGGGTGTTGCTGGGGGCGGTGGTGGGCTCCGGACTGGGAGTGGTGGGGATGACACTGCAGGCGCTGGTGCGCAATCCGCTCGCCGACCCGTACCTGTTGGGTGTGTCCTCCGGAGCGTCTGTCGGCGCGGTGGCTGTGATCCTGAGTGGCGTGGCGATTTTCGGCTTCGCCTCGGTGTCGGTGGCGGCCTTCGCCGGCTCACTGGGTGCGCTGGCGGTGGTCTATCTGCTGTCGCGGGCGGGTGGTCAGATCACCACCACCCGTCTGGTGCTCGCAGGGGTGGCGGTGGCTTACGTGCTGTCTGCGGTCACCAGCCTGATGTTGATCATGGCCCGTACCGGCGACCAGGCGCGGCAGGTGCTCACGTGGCTGCTCGGTGGACTGGGCGGGGCCAGCTGGGCATCGTTGTGGCTGCCCATGGGAGTGGTGCTGGCGGGTTTGGCGGTGCTGTTGGCCCAGTCCCGCACGCTCAATGTGCTGCTGGCCGGTGACGAAGCAGCCATCACGATGGGCGTGGACGCCAACAGGTTTCGGGCTCGGATGTTCGTGCTGACCTCACTGGTCACCGGTGTGCTGGTGGCGGTCAGCGGTCCGATCGGATTTGTCGGGCTCATCCTGCCGCACGCCATGCGCCTGGTGGTGGGCAGTGATCACCGACGCGCGCTCCCTGCCACCGCATTGGCCGGCGCGTCGTTCCTGGTGTTGGCGGACGTGGCGGCCCGCACATTGGCCGCGCCCCAGGAGATCCCGGTGGGTGTGCTGACCGCGCTGTGCGGCGGCCCATTTTTCCTGTGGCTGATCCGCCGAGATGCCCGCCGCGCGGTGGCGCCATGA
- a CDS encoding PadR family transcriptional regulator has translation MLELAILGLLLESPMHGYELRKRLTGLLGAFRAFSYGSLYPALRRMQTDGLIVEDAAPEGTTKVRRARRVYQLSEAGRQRFNELVADTGPQNYTDDGFGVHLAFFNRTPAEARMRILEGRRRQVEERREGLREAVARASSSLDRYTRQLHQLGLESSEREVKWLNELIAAERVANGRTDQP, from the coding sequence GTGTTGGAACTCGCGATTCTCGGTCTCCTGCTCGAATCGCCCATGCATGGCTATGAACTCCGCAAGCGGCTGACCGGACTCCTGGGCGCATTCCGCGCCTTCTCCTACGGTTCGCTGTATCCGGCCCTGCGCCGGATGCAGACCGACGGGCTCATCGTCGAGGATGCGGCTCCGGAGGGAACCACCAAGGTGCGGCGGGCTCGTCGCGTCTACCAGCTCTCCGAGGCCGGGCGGCAGCGGTTCAACGAGCTGGTGGCCGATACGGGTCCGCAGAACTACACCGACGACGGCTTCGGTGTGCACCTGGCCTTCTTCAACCGCACCCCGGCCGAGGCCAGGATGCGAATCCTCGAGGGCCGCCGCCGTCAGGTGGAGGAACGCCGCGAAGGGCTGCGTGAAGCCGTCGCGCGGGCCAGCAGTTCGTTGGATCGGTACACCCGCCAGCTCCACCAACTCGGGCTGGAGTCCAGCGAGCGCGAAGTGAAGTGGCTCAACGAGCTCATCGCCGCCGAGCGCGTCGCCAACGGCCGAACCGATCAGCCGTAA